A stretch of DNA from Cannabis sativa cultivar Pink pepper isolate KNU-18-1 chromosome X, ASM2916894v1, whole genome shotgun sequence:
tataaaaaaaagattataaaatactAAGGCATAAATCTAAATTGAACTGgttccataacaaaataaataaaaataaataacacataaTAACTCAAAATATAAGATAAAGAAATCGGTGgttatatttattaactagttaaaaatttgagaCAAAAAAATTAGTCCCGTAAAGCAGTCAAGATAAAAACTTACATGTAAAAAcaagttaaataaaataaataaataaaaattagttccttaaattaactaaatcaaaaattgtttcccaaaatatctaaattaaaaACTAGTTCCTTAAATGTTCTAAGTGTTTATGTGCTTGTATAAGGTTGGTTTTGGTTTTTATGTTATAAATTGCAGCTGATTGCGTAGCACCAAACAATGTTTCAAAACAATTGAAGTGATCTGTAGGAATAAATAATGTTAAGTTGCAATAACATGCAATAGTACATGCACAGAGGAGAAACCAGTTTTACTCTCGTGACATTATAAATGTCATAAACCTGAGTTTGAAATTCTACTTCAATCAAGTTTCTAATGCTAATAATATGGGAACATGACATATATAATAAAAGCTTTTACATGAAGATGagatttgaattcagaaataagaagagaaagaagataATGTTACCTCTTACAGATTATCTATTGGTAGCACCATAACCCCCGATATAACCAGAATTTTTATTCATGATATCTGAAGATCCATTTCCAAGTCCAAATCCAAATGAGACAGATCCTTCTAGCTCTAATTGTGAGGATCTCCATGTGGCATTCCCATAAATTGAACCACCATCATATATGTTTGTATAAGTGCCATCATAACAACCATTTGTGGTATATGATGATGTTGCTGCTATATTTACATTTTTCCCAAAGCCTAAATTTCCAGACCCAACAAAACCGATATTCCTCCCACCATAACTGAGATTGCTACTACTATAGGTTGAACCAGCACCTCCACTTTAGTTTTCATTAGGTGAGGAGCCCCAAAGTCTTCATTTATGTGAGCCTTGAATCGTTGAGTTAGCCAGGCAGATGGGTATTGAACGACAATATGTGAAGGTATTTTGTTGTGAAAAAATCAGTGTGGAAGTAGCCATCTTGATGTTCTTCGAGTGAGTTAGCCAGGCACAGAGCTTCATTAAGCTTGGCCTGCAATGCAACATGCTATTGGGGCACATACGAGGCTGAACCATGAAGAGCTTGTGAGGGCCTTCCAGATCCGTATTGAGAAGAGAAATGAGATCCTATATACATCTTCCCTTTTGCTAGTAGTCCTCAGAGTATGGTTTCGACGAACCCAAATCAACAGCGCCTACAGAATTTCACGACAACTTGAAGAGAGACGTACAAGAAACATGAGAGGGGAATCAAGAGCCCTGAGCTGAAaacttacataaaaaaaaaaaaaaaaactaaaatatgagaaaataaaatatatggcATTAATAAAACCACAAAAATGTAAACattgttaaaattctttatgCCAAATACATAAGAAAAATatgccataaaaaaataaagggtTAAATTTTTGTATAATGGGAAAACCAATTTACTTGTCATGTTTCAAATGAGTGTTAATGTTATTGTCCACATTTTAGAGgaataaaatatcttgatgaGAAAAATATAGATGATAATTCAGGGCTTTGATTTTAATTGTAGAGAATGAAAAAGTACGAAAAATGTATGTTAGTGATTGGATTCAGCTATTACAAAGGGGAGAGTATTTGTAGAGCTTATTTAGCTCAAGAAATTGTTCAGTAACTTACGGATTACTAAATCAGCTCACTCCGTAACTACTGATTGCTAAATTAGCTCACTCGGCAACTAACTAACAAAACCAACTACACCCTTAACAAATTGACAAAATTCTAACTCAATTCTGTTACACTATGAAATAGTGTAGGggtttattagtaatttgctaAGGGTGTGAATcactataaatatgtaattgtaTAGCTATTATGGGATATGAATTGAGTAAATAGAACTTTGGTTCAATTGGAGTTTGGCACTGACTCGAAGAGTGCATTTTAGGAGATTTGTCCTGTCTCGAAGAGGACTATTATCAAAAaattggtgctttcattgagagcaattACAGTGAAAGATTCACTGTAAGAACTCTTAGCCATGAAGAAAACAGAGCTTGCGAAGATGTTGATGGAGTTGGATCGTCGTATTGATCGATTCTTCGATGCTCAATTGAAGGCATTTAAAGTGCATCTCATGGAGGAATTAGATGTTAGAATTGAGCAATATTGCTCATCAACAGAGACATCTATGGCTCCCTCGGCTCAGGCACCATAGGAGAAGGCTCTCGATCTTATCGGTAGTGACATTTCAGCTGGATCCGATCTAAGTAGATCGCAATCAATGTCGGTTCGATCTATGACGAAGATGGCAGCTTGAAGAACACCGAAGGAGAAGATCGGCGTGGCTTCATCGGATGTTGTGGATTCTCGATCTACATCAATGAAGGCAGCTCGAAGAACTCCAACGCCGAAGAAGACGGAGATGGCACTGAATACCGCTGCAATAGGGGTACACCGACCACGACACCTTCGATTGGTGGAGGAAATTGGGCGTGTTCTAGATCAGAGCACAGATGGGAGATGGGAATCGTGGTCGCGCCGGATAGCAGAAGTTCATCGGAGGAGTGTGGTCACTGCCGGGCGAAGGGACGAGTGGGCACGCCGGATCGCAGAAAATAAGTTGGAAGAGAGTCCATGACGTCTATATGTTTATTGATTTTctgaaatatatacatacatatatatatatatcaacctAGTTATTACTAAGAAGAATCGTGGTCAAAGATTGAAGACTATGGAAGAAGAACTGAGGGAGATCTTACTAGCTGTTCAtggcttcaaaaaaaaaaagtggctgCAAGATTGAAGACGACATATCAAGTATCTTAGGCTTTACTATTGATTTGGGCCTAGTACACAAATGGGTTAAGAGAGCTATAATCTATTGGGCTAAAAACATTTTGGGCTGAAATTAGTTTTTATCTCTTATATTTTGTGCTTActtattgtattttgatttttaattttaccaccttgaggacaaggtgaTTTTGAAGGGTGGGAAAGTGTTACACTATGAAATAATGTAGGGTATATTAGTAATTTGCTAAGGGTGCGAATcactataaatatgtaattgtaTAGCTATTATGGGATATGAATTGAGTAAATAGAACTTTGGTTCAATTGGAGTTTGGCACTGACTCGAAGAGTGCATTTTAGGAGATTTGTCCTGTCTCGAAGAGGACTATTATCAAATCTCCTAAAATGCACTCTTCGAGTCAGTACCAAACTCCAATTGAACCAAAGTTCTATTTACTCATTCTATATCCCATAATAGCTAtacaattacatatttatagtgATTCACACCCTtagcaaattactaataaactCCTACACTATTTCATAGTGTAACAAATTCTAATTTCTAACACTCTCCTCAAAATGAAATGTATATGTCTCCAATTACATCTTGCCTTTGAGAAGCTTGAACTGATTTGAAAATAGAAGCTTTGTTAGAATATCTGTAACTTGTTCATTGCTTTATACATTGTTGGTTTATTTGATCTTTTTTTGCACGTTCTCTCTTACTAAGTGGCAGTGTATTTCAATATGCTTAGTCATCTACATTTGTTTTTATGCGTTGAGCAGCTTTGTTAACACAATGCAAAATTGCAGGATCTTCATGTTTGACTTTGAATTCTTCAAGCCACTAcaaaaaatagttatttttagtGATAATATTTTAGTCTCAACGTAATTTTtctgtgactaaatgtgacttttgaCCACAAAAAAGATTATTTATGGCTAAAATATTGTATTTAGATACAATTTGTcagtaatttagttttagtcccaacaagtattgtgactaaaaatacatttagtcataaCAAATTGTAATATTTGCGACTAGTGCCTTTTTCCACAGACTTTTTATCCACAACATAtaaatgatgatttataattagttacaactttTTTACATTTAGCCACAAAATTTGttttgactaaaagtaaaaaattttgtaGTGAGAACAGAGTGAATCCAAACCATGTGGACCATAGCTGTGAATTCTACCTTAACAGAAGATCTAGAAACAatatgttatttcttatttttctagGAGATAGATTGATTACCCAAGTAAGATGATAAACCATGTTGAAGATCTTCTACTATCAGGTCAAACTACACAGTTAGAATCAGTATAGGCATCTAATCTAATCTTGGACTTAGGTGACATGAAAATTCCTTGTCCTGGAAAAGCTTCGACACACTGTAAGATTCTCAGTGCTAGTTTCATGCGTTAACTAAAAATTGACTGAATAGGATAGATCTATCCTGGTTATAGTCAAATATTGGTGTTTacaaaatattcttctttacaAGGTTGGGTCTGGAAGTTGTCTTCGCCATCTTGATCGAGTGATTTGTTTCCATAGGAGTATTCATTAGTTTACACCCAAGATACCCTAAATCTTCAATAGTTTGAATTTCATATGGTCTTTGAGATAAAACGATCCCTTTGTCACATCTAGAAACTTTTAATCCAGAAGAATACTTTAGTTTGCCCAAGCCTTGCAGTTTTAACTTGTTATTCAATATTatctgttatattatttataataatataatatataggataaatatgtgtaataaactaataatatgtaatatatgacaatgtatattagttgtcatctttttgtaacatttggggagttacttgttactatgagtaacctccaccattatcaccaacattaagagtgtaaaaagatgttacatatcttaatttgaaattcttaatgctataggagttatggtgtgtataggagttacatttgagtccataacatctatgggggttatgagtttgaatttcaaatggtgatatcctaaacactatataaagaggtctaaggtgctcattttgatgatcaagttttctatcaagaaagcaatttgctagaaaaccctaaaaggcttgataattcccaaaactatttctatgagagagataggggaaataagctttcgaacaaaggtgtaataccttgtttaaGTCATGGTGAttcccactaatctacactcaaagTTGTgagtgagtatatatatatttcttcatattatatatatgtactgtTATATAATATTAGATAATCTTTTCATCTCTTCtacctttcttatatataatatatatagtgtatatatattatatattatgtgttgtaacatttatttaatctttttgttgatcattgtattatattgtaatagagttgtaatatcttgattttcttctattattataaaatctctaacctTATCTTTAGAGCTTATAACTCTTTCAAATTATTACTTTTCAAAATAACATCATTTACATAAATCAATAGATGATAAAATTGTTGTCTCATAAACAGTGAGTGATTAGTAGCAGAACTAAGCCTTCCTCAATTAAAACAATTGAGAATTTTTCACACCATTTTCTAAAAGATTAGAGACCATAAATACATTTTCATAGTTTGCATACAACATTGATTTGTATCATTAGGGATAGTCATATACACTTCGTCATGTAAATCTCCATAGAGAAATACATTATTTACATCTAGTTGATGTAAAGGCTACCCTTGGATTGCAGCCAAAGTTAAAATAAGTTTCACAATGACCAACGAAGCCACTTGTAACTCCCTAATATATATGGTACGTTACGTGGTTTCTCATCACTATgctaatatttgttaatcaaaggattttataaataaaagtgtAACTAAGTAAAAATCCATAATAATTGTAAAAATCAATGAGAGAGTCAAGGTATTAATAGATTCTATATAATTCTCACTAGTTTCATATAACATTGCAGTAGGCTATAAATTACTAAATCAAGTTCAAGGGAACTGTTATTTAAGTAAGGAAATATGGGGTCGATTAAATGTTCCAAAGCATAGTTTTTTGAATTGGATAGCAATGTTAGACAAGCTAAAAATAAGGGAGAGGCTCCACAAGTTCAAAATTACTGATGATGTGAATTGTGTACTGTTGTTCAGTTGCTGAAACAACTCAACACTTGTTCTTTGAATGCACTTTCTCGCGATTAAGGAATGGGTTGGTTGGAAGGCAGCAACTTCTTCCTTGCAAGGCATTCTAAGATGGATAGAGAGATGAAAAACAAGTAGGTTCAAGAAAGATGTATACTCTGTTGCCATTCCAGCCCTCGTTTACATGATCTGGTCGAATAGAAATGGAAAATTCTGGAAGCTGAAGTAGCAAACCCGTGTAGATTAGTGCAACAAACTCAAGAAATAGTGAGAACTAGAATTTCATGTGTAATGCCATAAAAAATACAGCAAAAAAGACATTATTTTGTTTGGATCATTGTAAGTAATTATCTAGTTAAAATACATtgtaaatagttagaattgaggCCTCTTTGTAAGGTGCTCTTAGCTTGTACAAAAGTGATTTGGAGTCATGAATTTCATGgctgattcatcaaaaaaaaatctGCAAGAATTAAAACTAAGCTTGTTATCCTAAAGTTTGCACAGATGGCGTGGCCCTTACACGTGGCATAGTTCAGCCAACTCTTTGACCTAGTAGAAAACCTCCGAGCAAAAATAtgtcactttatttcaactacttattctttttttcaataatattatattttccaattcaatcttataaatgccaaaattatttatttaataattataattaattactaaataaatttgtcatttatgtaatttattaattagaccatacaaagtttcttaattaatgaATTGACCCTAAAAcctattttcttcacaattaagcccttgcttagtgaaaatttataaataagacatagtcaaattttagaattataattgattaaataaaatcaattgactgagtctgctagcagtattatctcaactgaccatgggcctatataacagagctttcaataagtagaactGGAAttcactaagtaaattccctaacttataaTTTCGCCTTGCgacactatagatttggaattgaatagcactctcagttatatagaacactctacatataccacgatatagacacgttatgattatccattattacaattttaatagtcaaagatcctgtaacgtccccgcttcaagcctccattgggtccttacacccacagaataatggctcttatacacgagtacgctacTCTGGCTGCtttctggattgatgactgaccctacagatcaacacgagtgttttcagcgtgctttgtcctcactcacacgcatcctgggaaaacttcccaggaggtcacccatccttaaattgctcccaggtcaagcacgcttaactgtggagttccttcgagatgggctaccgaaaaacaagatgcaccttgttgacataggtagtaccaatcaatccatttaagctctcttcaactgtgtagtcccatacctacacagtctcataatcatcccacttgaccttccccaggcgatgtgggattgcacagcttacccggtatttccccttacggatcactgCGGACTACCGGGGaccgtcacaatcacccccccttacggggtccgacgtcctcgtcgaccacacttccggctgggtcaaggctctgataccatttgtaacgtccccgcttcaagcctccattgggcccttacacccacggactattggctcttatacacgagttcatcactctggctgcttcatggactaatgactgaccctacagaccaacacgagtgttttcagtgtgctttgtcctcactcacacacatcctgggaaaacttcccaggaggtcacccatccttgaaattactccaagccaagcacgcttaactatggagttctttcgagatgggctaccgaaaaacaagatgcaccttgttgacataggtagtaccaatcaatccatttaagctctcttcaactgtgtagtcccatacctacacagtctcataatcatcccacttgaccttccccaggcgatgtgggattgcacagcttacccggtatttccccttacggatcacgggactactgactgtcacaatcacccccccttacggggtccgacgtcctcgtcgaccacacttccggctgggtcaaggctctgataccatttgtaacgtccccgcttcaagcctccattgggtccttacacccacagaataatggctcttatacacgagtacgctacTCGTCGCTTCGGATTGATGATCGACCCTACGgatcaacacgagtgttttcagcgtgctttgtcctcactcacacgcatcctgggaaaacttcccaggaggtcacccatccttgaaattgctccaggccaagcacgcttaactgtggagttccttcgagatgggctaccgaaaaacaagatgcaccttgttgacataggtagtaccaatcaatccatttaagctctcttcaactgtgtagtcccatacctacacagtctcagaatcatcccacttgaccttccccaggcgatgtgggattgcacagcttacccggtatttccccttacggatcacgggactaccgatcgtcacaatcacccccttacggggtccgacgtcctcgtcgaccacacttccggctgggtcaaggctctgataccatttgtaacgtccccgcttcaagcctccattgggtccttacacccacagaataatggctcttatacacgagtacgctacTCTGGCTGCtttctggattgatgactgaccctacagatcaacacgagtgttttcagcgtgctttgtcctcactcacacgcatcctgggaaaacttcccaggaggtcacccatccttgaaattgctccaggccaagcacgcttaactgtggagttccttcgagatgggctaccgaaaaacaagatgcaccttgttgacataggtagtaccaatcaatccatttaagctctcttcaactgtgtagtcccatacctacacagtctcataatcatcccacttgaccttccccaggcgatgtgggattgcacagcttacccggtatttccccttacggatcacgggactactgactgtcacagatcctctatagatgacctacactgaatagggacaaatttactgttctacccttcaatgtattttatccttaaataacttagcaacctataaatgatactttagtatactaatataattactgaaatgaggcctcaatcgattatctctattcagctaagctcgaagaaaatcatcgtttcacttctaaatacctatggaagctatagattccatatctatgatcagcgctcccactcaattgaactaccatgtccttaatatgtatgtcacgagaagatccaattggtcgactttaaGAACAAATTGAAGTGGTAATAAGGTTGTGAGTACCTGTCCACGATAGGCCATTAAAGTACCTGTCCAGGTAtcgcttgggcagcctgtgacCGGTAATAAGGCTTCCGTGTCTTGGAAGCTGAACTAAGGCGAGGTAGACCTTCGCATATCTCTCGATCTTGACCTACTCCCAAATCAATGAAGCTTCTCCATGACTTGATTTTTATTGacaaattttaattagtgtAACTATGAGACTATCTCTCCTATTTTATTGACAAATTTCAATAACAAAAGAAAGTTTCAACATtttgtaagataaaaaaaaaaaaaaaccatattttgtGTATATTCCACTTATTTAGAGACTATGTTAGATCccgagattttaaatttttaatagagCGCCTCATGATATTGCTAATTGGATGCTTTGGTTATTTCTTTTAAGGGAATTGGGACCCTTTTGTTTCCATCATAAacccttttttttatatataaagtttattgtttaccaaaaaaaaaacttcgtGAGTGGCAGAGTGGATCtagaagaaaaaacaaaaggaTTTGTAAAATCAAAGTGACTTGACTTGTAAAAATGAACttgataaaaaattgtaaataaaatagtGAATTTAAAGAGTTAGAAAGAAATTGTTAAAGAGTTCTAACTAAGAACCTCAGAAATCAAAGAATGAACTATCTAAATAAATACACTAGCATTCGACCACTATTAACATAATCCAAAGTTATGCAGAACATACAACGAAATGGGAATGGAAGCACAGAGGTCGTGGGATGGCTCAACAATGAAATACTTGCCCTCTCATCTACATACAGCCGAAAATCATAAAACTCCATATGCCCCCTTCGTTTCAACCCCTGTGATACACATTCACTAAGCTCTGGCATGAGGAACTCCCACAAAATTTGAGCTTACAGAGGCCAAAGAATGAATTGGAAACCAATTGCATTCTTCTGAACAAGTCCTAGAAGATCTTAGTCGACTACAACAATCATCTTCATTTGCATTGATTTGACTGTGAGGTCCAGTCATCAAGAAGGTTAGTGATGGACTCTTCGAACTTTTTTGCTTGAGGGCCAGGCTTCATAATATTGACATCACCCCATTGAGAGCAGGGATCCATCCACCAACTTCTCCGGCCAGAGCACCATGCACCTGGGGAAGGTCGATTGAGACCACGCTTCAGAATCTTTTCATCAATTAAATTCAGCACAGGATCATCTTTCGCGAATTGTCTTGCAAAAGCAGCTCCACTTTGAACCATTTGATCAAAATCTGAAACATTGAGAAAATGAGGTTCCATCCTAGGCGGACTGTCCCAGATCATATATCTCAAATCATTGTTCACTGTAGTGTTCTTGAACTCGGGAGAGTTGCATATGACGGAATGGAAATAGCCTTCTTGGGACAAAATTACATTGGTAAAATACATCAGCATGGTTCGTGGCAAGTTATCCCAACCAAGTATACAAAATTCGAGAAATGATCGACTAAGGGTGACCCATGGGGAACCTGCAGATTACAAATGTCACAGACTAGCAATCCCAGTTGAAAAATACTGAAAACAACAAACATGAATTTTGTGTTGGTAACAGTTGTGTATAATAGAGAATATTGCAGAGACTTACCTGTAAATGCTTTAAAAGCATCTGGTGTTTTTCGTTTTTCTGTAGCATGAAAAATTTGGCTCCTCCTAGCTAGGTAGATCGCTGGATCAACTACAATTGGTTGAAACCTTTGCAACCTGCGTTGAAGAGTTAATCATCTGGATTTAATCTATGTGCCATAAAAATAGCCATATACAAAAGTCTTGTTTGCTAGAAAACCCGAAGCAAAACCAAGTGGAAGGGTTCGCATACTCTTTCCATCCAAGGTCGCTAGTGTGATCGATGAAATTGAGATCTCTTCTGACAGATGAGAAGACATGAGAAAGATCTGAggcaccaaaaaaaaaacttgtgagGAAAAAGCCTCCAAACACACAGCAAgatataaactataataaaaattagcatTCTCCCACATCCTACTAATGTGTCGTACCAATGCCCGTTGCTTGTGCGCATGGGAGTGTGAATGTGCATTTGGCGTTTCAAGAATAAAACAGCAGAAGAACAAAGATAATAATGCCAAGTGCCAACTGAAGACAGTAAACCCACattcaagaaaacaaaagtaATTAAATCAACCTAGAAAATATTCCTTCAAACAATACTCAAACtgaaagtaataaaaaaaatattaaaccaaCTCTATTACCTAAAACTGAAAGCTCTTAACCAATAGTGTTTTATCCTACTAACCAATTTTCATCCTAAAATGGTTTCTGTCTTATGAGAGAGTGGCCAACAGAAATAAGATGTTTAGAATGTCAATGTCAAAATGACTAACATGAGACAGTGTGATATCAATCACCAAACAACCCTCATCAAGTTTAATCCATGCTAAGAGAGAATGATCCTTGTGTAATCAGAAATAGTAATAATGAGTTAAGAGTTAAACAGAATTTAACTTCACTGAACTCATTCACACTGCCATGCAAAATAAATCTTTAAGAAATTGAGAGGGGCATCAAGTCAAATCAGCTTTTCTAAACAATTATGGAACGTATTATATCTACACATGAAAAAGTATTGGTATTGCCAAAGCAGTATTTCAGAAACAAAGGCAAGCACTGAAAACCAATAATCCAAGATTTAGCATCCCCTAACCAATTACATCAAGAGCATTttgtattactttttttttggcATTTTGTATTGTTCATTCCAAATACAAAATCAATCTAGTAGTAACTTACGCTCATTTCCAAAGAACCTTCAAGATTTTGCAATTATAAGACACTGATTGTTCATGATAATGACTGTCATTGTATGAGTCAATTGATCGATCTCATAGTTTCTCCTCATCAAAACTTAACTAGGAATTTGGGCacatcttcatattcattttcttaaaagaaaaatatagtgcatgtttggcatcataactaaaaaactgttttttgtttttaaaaacagaaaattgtttttaaaaacaatttggcttgtttggccttattttttaaaaacagttttcagaaaacaaagttacaaaaaacaagaattttgaaaacaacaaaatgctGTTTTCTGTTCTAAAAACCAATTCACCtttggtcaatattgtttttaaaaatcactaaccaaacatgactagtgttttaaaaacttcaaaaactattttttgttctcatttctaaaaataattttttaaaacaaaaaacagaaaacaataccaaacatgctcatATCATTTTTACCAATTCATTAAAGCCTCTTTCCTCATCTAACACATCTCATCCCAAAAATCACTATCCTTTTCTACAAAATCAAAGACCTCAATAATTCAACATGCTAAAAGTATTCACTAATAAAAGACACAAAACAAAGAAGTTTACCAAATTGGCATACCATCCTGTGTGAGAAGCGGGTAATCCATCGCAGTTAAAGTAATAAACCAATTCCAACCACTATCAAGCCTCAACAATATAGCCGCTGCACGCAAAGTGGTGGCGATATTCGTAGACCCCATGTAAGTAAGCCGTTCAGGTTTCCCCAATACATCCACATTTCCAAAGGCCCGAATTGACGCCACCGACTTAACCAGCCCAGACAGCCTCCGTCT
This window harbors:
- the LOC115703156 gene encoding beta-glucuronosyltransferase GlcAT14A codes for the protein MGAERKWLLTLFSAAFLSLIILLFSSISAFSFSKPFPSIVQVGSHYPPAFAYYIWGGRGDCDRIFRLLLAVYHPRNRYLLHLTVEVSEEERRRLSGLVKSVASIRAFGNVDVLGKPERLTYMGSTNIATTLRAAAILLRLDSGWNWFITLTAMDYPLLTQDDLSHVFSSVRRDLNFIDHTSDLGWKELQRFQPIVVDPAIYLARRSQIFHATEKRKTPDAFKAFTGSPWVTLSRSFLEFCILGWDNLPRTMLMYFTNVILSQEGYFHSVICNSPEFKNTTVNNDLRYMIWDSPPRMEPHFLNVSDFDQMVQSGAAFARQFAKDDPVLNLIDEKILKRGLNRPSPGAWCSGRRSWWMDPCSQWGDVNIMKPGPQAKKFEESITNLLDDWTSQSNQCK